A stretch of Thermoanaerobaculum aquaticum DNA encodes these proteins:
- a CDS encoding endonuclease/exonuclease/phosphatase family protein, translated as MLRALILLGLWVSRLGADVLPVSQVQGPGLRSPLEGQVVTVEGVVTGVTTSGFFVQDPHPDGDPATSEGLFVYTGSPAPSLSVGELVQVSGKVREYVPSGDPASPPLTELVDPQLVRLGRQQPLPEPVVLSQEALRPEGGLDQLERFEGMRVAVASLKVVGPTLGKVQETEATATSTGVFFGVLEGVPRPFREPGFPPFDPLPAGSPPRFDGNPEILRIDTTCLQAGQQLNVSAGSLVGDLVGPLSFTWRRYTLCPEPVWSVLQQPPEPSPPPAPAWGELTVASWNLQRFYDAQDDPGVSEPVLTPQAWELRLAKLAGAVAEFLRFPHVLVFQEVESLELLQALASRLEAAAAEKLGESPNYQAILAPERDAGGLRLGALVARSLRGMHVTVEETRSVLTESVLANPDGSQEPLFDRPPLLLSLKLQLSGQPLRPFAVLGVHLRSMNGLLSSAPTGHGWPSEGARVRAKRAQQAEALARWVDGFQRQNPTRPLVVLGDFNAFEFSDGVVDVVGTVAGTPAPAEAVVVPTQDLVEQDLVVLTQREAPGQRYSYVYDGSAQALDHVLISQGLLGWGWRLFRPRLAADFPEVTRNQTAPYRLSDHDPLVLYLQLPRSPRRLLRAH; from the coding sequence TCCCCCTTGGAAGGGCAGGTGGTGACGGTGGAGGGGGTGGTCACCGGCGTGACCACCTCCGGGTTTTTCGTGCAGGATCCTCACCCCGACGGGGACCCGGCCACCTCCGAAGGGCTTTTTGTGTACACGGGAAGCCCTGCCCCTTCACTCTCTGTGGGAGAGCTGGTGCAGGTGAGCGGGAAGGTCCGGGAGTACGTGCCTTCCGGTGATCCCGCAAGCCCCCCTCTCACGGAGCTGGTGGACCCCCAGCTTGTCCGCTTGGGCCGGCAGCAGCCGCTGCCAGAACCGGTGGTGCTTTCGCAGGAGGCGCTGCGCCCCGAGGGAGGTTTGGATCAGCTGGAGAGGTTCGAGGGGATGCGGGTGGCGGTAGCTTCCCTTAAGGTGGTGGGGCCTACCTTAGGCAAGGTACAGGAAACCGAAGCCACGGCCACCAGCACCGGCGTGTTTTTTGGGGTGCTGGAAGGGGTTCCCCGCCCGTTCCGGGAGCCCGGCTTTCCCCCCTTTGATCCGCTGCCTGCAGGTAGCCCACCCCGCTTTGACGGCAACCCGGAAATTCTCCGGATAGACACCACCTGCCTGCAGGCGGGTCAGCAGCTGAACGTATCGGCGGGTTCGCTGGTGGGCGACCTGGTGGGTCCTTTAAGCTTTACTTGGCGCCGGTACACCTTGTGCCCGGAACCGGTCTGGAGCGTGCTCCAGCAACCCCCCGAGCCCTCCCCGCCTCCAGCTCCCGCGTGGGGTGAGCTGACCGTAGCCTCCTGGAACCTCCAGAGGTTTTACGATGCCCAGGATGATCCTGGCGTTTCCGAGCCGGTTCTCACCCCGCAAGCTTGGGAGCTGCGGCTTGCTAAGCTCGCCGGCGCTGTGGCCGAGTTCTTGCGGTTCCCCCACGTGCTGGTTTTCCAGGAGGTGGAAAGCCTGGAGCTCCTGCAGGCCCTGGCCAGCCGCCTGGAGGCAGCTGCCGCGGAAAAATTAGGAGAAAGCCCAAACTACCAGGCGATCCTGGCGCCGGAGCGGGACGCCGGGGGGCTGCGTCTGGGAGCGCTGGTGGCCCGCTCGCTCCGGGGGATGCACGTCACGGTAGAGGAAACCAGGTCGGTACTGACCGAAAGCGTGCTTGCCAACCCCGACGGCAGTCAGGAGCCGCTCTTTGACCGCCCACCCCTGCTTTTAAGCCTTAAGCTGCAGCTCTCCGGACAACCGCTTCGGCCTTTTGCGGTTCTCGGCGTGCACCTGCGTTCCATGAACGGCCTTTTAAGCAGCGCCCCCACTGGCCACGGCTGGCCCAGCGAAGGGGCGCGGGTGCGGGCCAAGCGGGCGCAACAGGCGGAAGCCCTGGCCCGCTGGGTGGACGGCTTTCAAAGGCAAAACCCCACAAGGCCCCTCGTCGTGCTCGGGGACTTTAACGCCTTCGAGTTCAGCGATGGCGTGGTGGACGTGGTGGGCACCGTGGCGGGGACCCCTGCTCCTGCGGAAGCGGTGGTGGTGCCTACCCAGGACCTGGTGGAGCAGGATCTGGTGGTGCTCACCCAGCGAGAAGCGCCGGGACAGCGCTACAGCTACGTTTACGACGGCAGCGCCCAGGCGCTGGACCACGTTTTAATAAGCCAGGGGCTCCTTGGCTGGGGCTGGAGGCTCTTCCGCCCGCGGCTGGCGGCGGATTTTCCCGAGGTGACCCGCAACCAGACGGCGCCCTACCGCCTTTCGGACCACGACCCGCTCGTGCTTTACCTGCAACTTCCCCGCTCACCCCGGCGGCTGCTGCGGGCTCACTGA